The following proteins are co-located in the Aquarana catesbeiana isolate 2022-GZ linkage group LG02, ASM4218655v1, whole genome shotgun sequence genome:
- the TMSB4X gene encoding thymosin beta-4, whose product MSDKPDMAEIEKFDKTKLKKTETQEKNPLPSKETIEQEKQAPDS is encoded by the exons ATGTCTGACAAACCAGATATGGCTGAGATTGAGAAATTCGATAAGACCAAGCTGAAGAAGACAGAAACGCAAGAGAAAAACCCACTTCCTTCTAAAGAAA cGATTGAACAAGAGAAACAAGCGCCTGATTCCTAA